A window of the Diabrotica undecimpunctata isolate CICGRU chromosome 1, icDiaUnde3, whole genome shotgun sequence genome harbors these coding sequences:
- the LOC140438159 gene encoding uncharacterized protein has product MARRAQRILDMIPPINDPRDEQQSSLTIRPSELDSIDIQTDNIIYHEYDANGISSLPDSQLSLDILNSVENNEDIHTKKVYDAKKMGPVCFDKCKLKCSTEFTFEERKHIFERFWECGDLEIQRQFIHDHMTKVEPKYRYVREGSSRKNYNHSFYLTRNNKKTRVCKVFFMNTLAISDTMIRTVVKKQSETGVHLKDNRGKHNNHKTLDSELTDGVKAHINSIPRIESHYCRSRSTREYIEGGLTVAALHRHYVDKCESEGRPHVSYQVYYNIFIHDFNLSFWQILHQEGSMRRLHGLPKR; this is encoded by the coding sequence atggcAAGAAGAGCGCAACGTATTTTGGACATGATACCACCAATAAATGACCCTCGAGATGAACAGCAATCTTCTTTAACAATACGACCTAGTGAACTGGATTCAATTGACATTCAgactgacaatattatttatcATGAATATGATGCTAATGGCATTAGCTCTCTACCGGACAGTCAGTTATCTTTAGATATTCTGAACTCCGTTGAAAATAACGAAGATATTCACACTAAGAAAGTTTATGATGCCAAAAAAATGGGTCCTGTATGTTTcgataaatgtaaattaaaatgttctacaGAATTTACGTTTGAAGAAAGAAAACACATCTTTGAAAGGTTCTGGGAGTGCGGTGATCTGGAAATCCAACGACAGTTTATTCACGATCACATGACCAAGGTAGAACCAAAATATAGATACGTTCGTGAAGGTAGCAGTCGCAAAAATTACAATCACTCATTTTATCTGActcggaataataaaaaaactcgggTATGTAAAGTATTCTTCATGAATACCCTTGCAATCTCAGATACTATGATCAGAACCGTTGTCAAAAAACAGTCCGAAACTGGTGTGCACCTTAAAGATAACAGGGGAAAACATAACAACCATAAGACACTAGACTCAGAGCTGACCGATGGTGTCAAAGCACACATCAATTCAATACCCCGCATAGAAAGTCATTACTGTAGGTCGCGATCGACTCGGGAGTATATTGAGGGCGGGTTAACAGTCGCGGCACTACATCGACATTACGTAGACAAATGTGAATCTGAAGGTAGACCACACGTTTCATATCAAGTATACTACAACATATTTATACATGATTTTAACTTATCTTTCTGGCAGATCCTTCATCAAGAAGGATCAATGCGAAGATTGCATGGCTTACCAAAACGCTGA